The Streptomyces sp. NBC_00236 DNA window GTTCGCTGCAGAACGTCGTCAGTTGATCCTCGAAATGGTGCGTGCCAACGGGGCGGTATCGCTCCGTGAGCTCGCCCGCGTCGTCCAGACCTCCGAAGTGACCGTACGGCGGGACGTGCGGGCACTGGAGGCAGAAGGACTCCTCGACCGCCGGCACGGCGGTGCGGTTTTGCCGGGCGGTTTTACGCGGGAGTCCGGCTTTCCGCAGAAATCCCATCTCGCCACCGCGGAGAAAACGGCCATCGCCGACCTGGCCGCCGGCCTCGTCGAAGAGGGCGAGGCCATTGTGGTCGGCGCCGGTACGACCACGCAGGAGCTGGCCCGCCGGCTCGCGCGGGTCCCCGGTCTGACCGTGGTCACCAACTCGCTGCTCGTCGCCCAGGCGTTGGCCCATGCCAACCGGGTGGAAGTGGTGATGACCGGGGGCACCCTGCGCGGTTCCAACTACGCCCTGGTGGGCAGTGGGGCCGAGCAGTCGCTCCAGGGACTGCGGGTCTCGCGCGCCTTCCTGTCCGGGAGCGGGCTCACCGCCGAACGCGGACTCTCCACGTCCAACATGCTCTCCGCGAGCGTGGACCGGGCGCTGGTGCAGGCCGCGGGGGAGGTGGTGGTCCTCGCCGACCACACCAAGCTCGGTTCCGACACCATGTTCCAGACCGTGCCGACGGATCTCATCACCCGTCTGGTGACGGACGAGCCGGCCGCGCACGACGACCGGGCAGCCGCGGAGTTGCAGGCCCTGGCCGATCAGGGCGTGCAGATCGCGGTGGCGGGTTCCGGGGGTGCGCCTGCCTCGGCCGATGCCGGGCCGCCGGGCCGGTCCGCCCGTCGCGACATGCCCCTGCCGGGGCAGCGGCGCACCCATGCGCAGCAGTTGCGGGGGGCGGCGGTGCTGGCTGACCAGGGTGGTCAGGGGGACCGGGCGCGCGTGGCGGACCTGCGGCGGCGGTAGCCGGTTTCGGGGGCTCCGCCTCCGGACCCCCGCTCCTCGATCTCCCCCAGACTTCGTCCGGGGGACCCTCAGGGGCTTGATCTGCCCGGACCCCGGCTCCTCAATCGCCGGAGGGGCGGGAAAGGCCAGAGGGGCCGGAGGGGCTGGGAGGCTCGGAGGGGCCGGAGCTGCTCAACCCCCGCAGTGTCAGCGTCAGCAATCGCTCCGCCAGTTCCGGATCGTCCGGTGACTGCTCGGCGGCCAGCGCGATCGCGTTCGTCAGCTGCATCAGGTCGTCGATGGACACCTCGGCCCGTACCGCCCCGCTCGACTGCGCCCGGGCCAGCAGGACCGAACCTGCCTCGCGCAACGGCACGTTGCACGGTGACAGGGCCGATGTCTCGTCACGGCACGTCGACATGAGTGCCTGGGCCAGCCCTCGGTACTCACCCGCATGAGTGATGAGCGCGCCCAGCCACTCCACCAGGCCGGTGCACGGCTGATCCGCCCCGGCCAGTTCGCGGGAGCGGGCGATGAGGGAGGCCACGGCCTCCTGGAAGACCGCGCTCATCAGCGCGTGCCGGGTCGGGAAGTGCCGGTACAGG harbors:
- a CDS encoding TetR/AcrR family transcriptional regulator codes for the protein MAISTAGTPVHTPDRPMRADARRNYDRLLTEARNSFAEHGTDASLEDVARRAGVGIGTLYRHFPTRHALMSAVFQEAVASLIARSRELAGADQPCTGLVEWLGALITHAGEYRGLAQALMSTCRDETSALSPCNVPLREAGSVLLARAQSSGAVRAEVSIDDLMQLTNAIALAAEQSPDDPELAERLLTLTLRGLSSSGPSEPPSPSGPSGLSRPSGD
- a CDS encoding DeoR/GlpR family DNA-binding transcription regulator, with protein sequence MFAAERRQLILEMVRANGAVSLRELARVVQTSEVTVRRDVRALEAEGLLDRRHGGAVLPGGFTRESGFPQKSHLATAEKTAIADLAAGLVEEGEAIVVGAGTTTQELARRLARVPGLTVVTNSLLVAQALAHANRVEVVMTGGTLRGSNYALVGSGAEQSLQGLRVSRAFLSGSGLTAERGLSTSNMLSASVDRALVQAAGEVVVLADHTKLGSDTMFQTVPTDLITRLVTDEPAAHDDRAAAELQALADQGVQIAVAGSGGAPASADAGPPGRSARRDMPLPGQRRTHAQQLRGAAVLADQGGQGDRARVADLRRR